In Paenibacillus sp. G2S3, a single window of DNA contains:
- the fliF gene encoding flagellar basal-body MS-ring/collar protein FliF yields MNERFAQYREKVTLYWNRFSGKQKILFFSTLFIILIIIVVLTVQLSKTEYEVAFQDLDSTDSAGVMNYLDSAGVSYRLSQDGKSISVPSTEAARIKVDIGSQGIVQGGSIGYKVFNENSSMIGTTDSEFNVKYNNALNGEVEQLMRRMQGIKDAKVLINLPKETVFASQADQEQASASVVLSFNPGFRPSQDNIDGYFNLVKTAVPNLPIDNITIANNEVELMPTAKGGQAGVSSQVEENFALQKKFEEEVKKDVKQFLSTLTGPDKVDVLVFSKLNFDKENRKEDLVTPVDTENMKGIEISSQIISNSYSGQGNTTGGVAGTGSQDVAGYPSQAGTDTSTSEESSETRNYEVNRITKDVIASPFTVKDLTINVAVEPPTGQNSLDAATSAAIQNILVNIVRASLADSGTTYTDADLTKKVSVYSQQFGGTAANTTPGGLATWMLWAIGAAALLVGAGGGYLIYRSRKKTVEEEDEDIPLQVPTEFPSINLESVTNDSQVRKQLESLAKKKPDEFVNLLRTWLADEQR; encoded by the coding sequence GTGAATGAAAGATTTGCCCAATATCGGGAGAAGGTTACCCTGTATTGGAACAGATTTAGTGGTAAACAGAAGATTTTATTCTTTTCAACATTGTTTATCATTCTAATAATAATCGTAGTATTAACCGTGCAGCTTTCAAAGACAGAATATGAAGTAGCGTTTCAAGATTTGGACAGCACAGATTCAGCAGGAGTAATGAACTACTTGGATTCAGCAGGTGTTTCATATCGATTAAGCCAAGATGGAAAGAGCATTTCAGTGCCAAGCACCGAAGCGGCTCGAATAAAGGTGGATATCGGTTCTCAGGGGATTGTTCAGGGGGGCTCTATCGGTTATAAAGTCTTTAATGAAAATTCGTCAATGATAGGAACAACAGATAGTGAGTTTAATGTGAAGTATAATAATGCATTAAACGGTGAAGTAGAGCAGTTAATGAGACGTATGCAAGGAATTAAAGATGCTAAAGTGCTGATTAATTTGCCTAAAGAAACAGTTTTTGCTTCCCAGGCAGACCAAGAGCAAGCATCTGCATCCGTTGTGCTTTCATTTAATCCGGGATTTAGACCCAGTCAAGATAATATTGATGGGTACTTCAACCTTGTAAAGACTGCGGTTCCAAATCTACCAATCGATAACATTACGATTGCTAATAATGAAGTCGAGTTAATGCCTACGGCTAAAGGTGGACAAGCAGGAGTTTCCAGCCAAGTCGAAGAGAACTTCGCTCTTCAGAAGAAATTCGAAGAAGAAGTAAAGAAAGATGTGAAACAATTCCTTAGCACGCTTACGGGTCCAGATAAAGTTGACGTTCTAGTATTTTCGAAGCTGAACTTTGACAAGGAAAACCGGAAGGAAGATCTAGTAACCCCTGTGGATACAGAGAACATGAAGGGGATTGAGATCAGTTCACAAATCATTAGTAATTCGTATTCAGGTCAAGGAAATACAACTGGCGGAGTGGCAGGTACTGGTTCACAGGATGTAGCGGGCTATCCTTCTCAAGCTGGCACGGATACTTCTACTTCGGAAGAATCTTCTGAAACGAGGAACTATGAAGTAAACCGAATTACAAAGGATGTTATCGCTAGTCCCTTTACTGTTAAAGATTTAACCATAAATGTTGCAGTTGAACCACCTACAGGACAAAATTCTTTGGACGCTGCTACATCAGCAGCAATTCAAAATATTTTGGTGAATATTGTTCGTGCTTCACTCGCAGATTCAGGTACTACATATACAGACGCTGATTTAACCAAAAAGGTTTCGGTGTATTCACAACAATTTGGCGGCACCGCTGCTAATACAACACCAGGTGGTCTTGCCACATGGATGTTATGGGCTATCGGAGCAGCTGCATTGCTGGTTGGAGCAGGTGGAGGATATCTAATCTATCGTAGTCGTAAGAAGACTGTGGAAGAAGAAGATGAAGACATTCCATTGCAGGTTCCTACCGAATTTCCATCTATTAATTTGGAAAGTGTGACGAATGACAGTCAAGTTCGTAAGCAATTGGAAAGTTTGGCCAAGAAGAAGCCAGACGAATTCGTAAATCTGCTGCGTACATGGCTTGCAGACGAACAGAGGTGA
- the fliE gene encoding flagellar hook-basal body complex protein FliE, which produces MIQNITNGVQAVQQLAMKPTSTEASSTPANSMESFGSYLENALNKVADQEQQAKDMSNKFVLGEVNIDEVMISSQQALLSLQLTTQVRNKVIEAYQEIMRTQI; this is translated from the coding sequence TTGATACAGAATATCACTAATGGAGTTCAAGCTGTACAGCAGCTTGCCATGAAACCAACATCTACCGAAGCTTCATCCACTCCTGCTAATTCCATGGAGAGCTTTGGTTCTTATCTTGAGAATGCACTCAATAAAGTAGCAGATCAGGAACAACAAGCAAAGGATATGAGTAATAAATTTGTATTGGGAGAAGTGAATATAGACGAAGTGATGATTTCTTCCCAACAGGCTTTACTGAGTTTGCAGTTGACTACACAAGTCCGGAACAAAGTGATTGAAGCCTATCAAGAAATTATGAGAACTCAGATTTAA
- the flgC gene encoding flagellar basal body rod protein FlgC: protein MNFGSSFGISASALTAQRLRMDVISSNVANAETTRASVVDGKAVPYRRKLVVMEATESNKFSNILNSKLNGSSNEGVKVQSIIEDTSPLKPVYNPSHPDADAEGYVYMPNVDITKEMVDMLSASRSYEANVTMLNASKAMVSKALEIGR, encoded by the coding sequence ATGAACTTTGGGAGTAGTTTTGGGATAAGTGCATCAGCATTAACAGCTCAACGATTGCGGATGGACGTGATTTCCTCCAACGTGGCTAATGCAGAAACTACAAGAGCATCGGTGGTTGATGGCAAAGCCGTTCCATACCGTCGAAAGCTTGTTGTTATGGAAGCTACCGAAAGTAATAAGTTCTCGAATATACTAAATTCGAAATTGAACGGTAGTAGTAATGAAGGCGTGAAGGTGCAGTCCATCATAGAAGATACTTCACCGTTAAAGCCAGTATACAATCCAAGCCATCCTGATGCGGATGCCGAAGGTTATGTCTATATGCCAAACGTAGATATTACCAAAGAAATGGTAGATATGTTATCTGCATCACGTTCTTATGAAGCCAATGTAACGATGCTGAATGCATCTAAAGCTATGGTAAGTAAAGCACTCGAAATTGGGCGGTAA
- the flgB gene encoding flagellar basal body rod protein FlgB codes for MGLLNSVSFQRLQGGIDAAYKRQNVLANNVANEDTPNFKRSDVSFESFLQQQESGIKPTLNAKVTDSRHFQFGTNSIVPAAVVSTDETTSMNNNDNNVDVEREMALSAENQLRYSSYVEQINSQISMMRAVIQGG; via the coding sequence TTGGGATTGCTGAATAGTGTCAGTTTTCAACGATTACAGGGAGGCATTGATGCTGCCTATAAACGACAAAATGTTCTAGCAAATAACGTGGCTAACGAAGATACGCCAAATTTCAAACGTTCTGATGTGTCATTTGAAAGTTTCCTTCAGCAACAGGAAAGTGGAATAAAACCTACACTTAACGCGAAGGTAACGGACTCCCGACATTTTCAATTTGGTACCAATAGTATTGTACCAGCTGCTGTCGTTAGTACAGATGAAACTACCTCTATGAATAATAACGACAACAATGTGGATGTAGAACGAGAAATGGCGTTAAGCGCTGAGAACCAACTCAGGTATAGTTCTTATGTCGAGCAGATCAACAGTCAGATTTCGATGATGCGAGCTGTAATTCAAGGAGGATAA
- the hslU gene encoding ATP-dependent protease ATPase subunit HslU, with protein MVNQSLTPRQIVAELDKYIVGQKQAKKSVAVALRNRYRRSLLAEELRDEVVPKNILMIGPTGVGKTEIARRLAKLVNAPFIKVEATKFTEVGYVGRDVESMVRDLVETSIRMVKLERTEKVKDRAEELANERIVSILVPSSSKNKSQKNPFEMIFGGNSSQEESKDDSEPDGSLSERRRGVKFKLLAGQLEDDIIEIDVEDTAPSMLDMFAGQGNDQMGMNMQEMFGSLLPKRTKKRKLPIREARKVLIQDEATKLIDMDDVIQESVTRAEQSGIIFIDEIDKVASQGKGSGPDVSREGVQRDILPIVEGSTIMTKYGPVKTDYVLFMAAGAFHVAKPSDLIPELQGRFPIRVELSSLTLEDFVSILTEPENALTKQYANLLKTEDIEVEFQKDAIYEIAKIAASVNQNMENIGARRLHTILEKLLEDLSFEAPELTLDTMVITPEYVREKLASIAQDRDLSQYIL; from the coding sequence ATGGTGAATCAATCGCTAACACCCCGTCAAATCGTAGCTGAATTGGATAAATATATTGTAGGTCAGAAACAAGCTAAGAAATCGGTAGCTGTTGCGCTTCGTAATCGTTATCGGCGTAGTCTGCTGGCAGAGGAACTGCGTGATGAAGTTGTTCCTAAGAACATCTTGATGATCGGACCTACTGGTGTAGGGAAAACAGAGATTGCTCGGCGTTTAGCCAAGCTTGTTAATGCTCCGTTCATCAAAGTGGAGGCAACCAAATTCACTGAGGTGGGTTATGTAGGGCGAGATGTAGAGTCTATGGTGCGTGATCTCGTTGAGACTTCTATTCGTATGGTGAAGCTAGAGCGTACGGAAAAGGTGAAGGACCGTGCAGAAGAACTGGCTAACGAGCGGATTGTCTCTATTTTAGTGCCTTCGTCTTCAAAAAATAAATCACAGAAGAATCCTTTTGAGATGATTTTTGGTGGGAACTCTTCACAAGAGGAGTCTAAAGATGATTCCGAACCAGATGGAAGCTTAAGCGAACGCCGTCGTGGGGTTAAATTTAAGCTGCTAGCTGGCCAATTGGAAGATGATATCATTGAAATAGATGTTGAGGATACAGCGCCATCTATGCTGGATATGTTTGCAGGGCAAGGGAACGACCAAATGGGGATGAATATGCAAGAAATGTTTGGTAGTTTACTTCCGAAGCGGACGAAGAAGCGCAAGCTTCCTATCCGTGAGGCTCGTAAAGTACTGATTCAGGATGAAGCCACCAAACTGATAGATATGGACGATGTCATTCAGGAATCTGTGACACGCGCTGAGCAATCGGGAATTATTTTTATCGATGAGATTGATAAGGTTGCGAGTCAAGGTAAAGGTTCTGGTCCTGATGTATCACGTGAAGGTGTGCAAAGAGATATTCTTCCAATTGTAGAGGGTTCTACAATCATGACAAAATACGGTCCTGTGAAGACGGACTATGTACTCTTCATGGCTGCAGGGGCTTTTCATGTTGCTAAACCTTCGGATCTGATTCCTGAGCTTCAGGGACGTTTTCCGATTCGCGTAGAGCTGAGCAGTCTGACACTGGAGGATTTTGTATCCATTTTAACGGAGCCAGAGAACGCTTTGACGAAACAATATGCCAATTTGTTGAAGACCGAGGATATTGAAGTAGAGTTCCAGAAGGATGCTATTTATGAAATTGCTAAAATAGCTGCTTCAGTGAATCAAAATATGGAGAACATAGGTGCTCGGAGACTTCATACCATTTTGGAGAAGCTATTGGAGGATCTGTCCTTTGAAGCGCCTGAGCTGACTCTGGACACTATGGTTATTACACCGGAATATGTGCGTGAGAAATTGGCAAGTATTGCACAGGATCGTGATCTAAGTCAGTATATTCTTTAA
- the hslV gene encoding ATP-dependent protease subunit HslV, translating into MVPSFHATTICAVRHNGQAAIAGDGQVTFGESVIMKTTARKVRRLYRGQVIAGFAGSVADAITLFEKFEGKLEEHHGNLQRAAVELAKDWRQDRILRKLEALMIVMDKEGMLLISGNGEIIEPDDDVLAIGSGGNFALASGRALKRHAPNLAAADIAREALQIASEICVYTNSNIIVEQL; encoded by the coding sequence ATGGTACCCAGCTTTCATGCGACTACAATTTGTGCTGTAAGACATAACGGACAGGCAGCTATAGCAGGTGATGGTCAGGTTACATTCGGAGAGAGTGTAATTATGAAGACGACGGCTAGAAAAGTTCGTCGTTTATACAGAGGACAAGTAATAGCAGGGTTTGCAGGATCTGTGGCAGATGCTATCACTTTGTTCGAAAAATTCGAAGGCAAGCTGGAGGAGCATCATGGGAACCTGCAACGGGCAGCCGTAGAATTAGCGAAAGATTGGCGTCAAGATCGTATTCTTCGTAAACTTGAGGCATTGATGATTGTTATGGACAAGGAAGGCATGCTCTTAATCTCCGGAAATGGTGAAATTATCGAACCAGATGATGATGTGCTCGCAATTGGTTCCGGTGGTAACTTTGCACTTGCTTCCGGTCGCGCACTCAAACGTCATGCTCCAAATCTTGCTGCTGCAGATATCGCTCGCGAGGCTCTTCAGATTGCATCAGAAATATGTGTGTATACTAACTCCAATATTATTGTTGAGCAATTATAA
- the trmFO gene encoding FADH(2)-oxidizing methylenetetrahydrofolate--tRNA-(uracil(54)-C(5))-methyltransferase TrmFO, producing the protein MTDIAKVTVIGAGLAGSEAAWQIASQGVPVRLYEMRPVVKTPAHHTNQFAELVCSNSLRANGLGNAVGVLKEEMRRLNSLVLGAADRHAVPAGGALAVDRDGFSGEITSTLHNHPLVEVINEELTHIPEEGIVVIATGPLTSPALSAQIKGLLGEEYFYFYDAAAPIVEKDSIDMNKVYLASRYDKGEAAYLNCPMTEEEFDVFYDALITAETAALKDFEKEIYFEGCMPIEIMMKRGKQTALFGPMKPVGLINPHTGKLPYAVVQLRQDNAAGTLYNLVGFQTHLKWGEQKRVFSLIPGLENAEYVRYGVMHRNTFINSPKLLHPTYQMKGKERLYFAGQMTGVEGYVESAASGLIAGINAARAALGQEGLIFPQDTVLGSMPAYITSADPEHFQPMNANFGLLPKVEKKIRNKKEKNEMLAHRALDSLAEYANRTGLAYTEPEAIDNQA; encoded by the coding sequence GTGACAGATATAGCGAAGGTAACAGTAATTGGAGCAGGTCTCGCAGGAAGTGAAGCGGCCTGGCAAATAGCCTCTCAAGGCGTACCGGTAAGATTGTATGAAATGAGACCAGTGGTGAAGACACCGGCGCACCACACGAATCAATTCGCAGAGCTAGTATGTAGCAACTCCTTGCGTGCAAATGGTTTAGGCAATGCGGTGGGTGTATTAAAGGAAGAAATGAGACGTTTAAACTCCCTTGTATTAGGTGCAGCTGATCGCCACGCTGTACCTGCTGGCGGCGCACTTGCCGTGGATCGGGACGGTTTCTCGGGAGAAATTACGAGTACATTGCATAATCATCCGCTCGTGGAAGTCATAAATGAAGAACTTACGCATATACCGGAGGAAGGGATTGTTGTTATTGCAACGGGTCCACTTACTTCCCCTGCATTATCTGCTCAAATTAAGGGTCTGTTAGGTGAAGAGTATTTCTATTTTTATGATGCTGCTGCACCGATTGTTGAGAAGGACAGTATTGATATGAATAAAGTGTATCTGGCTTCCCGTTATGACAAAGGAGAAGCAGCATATCTGAACTGTCCTATGACTGAAGAGGAGTTTGACGTGTTTTATGATGCGTTGATTACTGCAGAGACGGCGGCGCTCAAGGATTTTGAGAAAGAGATATACTTTGAGGGCTGCATGCCTATCGAAATCATGATGAAGCGTGGTAAGCAAACCGCACTGTTTGGTCCGATGAAGCCTGTAGGGCTTATTAATCCGCACACAGGCAAGCTACCATATGCGGTAGTACAGCTTCGTCAGGATAACGCTGCTGGAACGCTGTACAATCTGGTGGGCTTTCAAACGCACTTGAAATGGGGCGAACAGAAGCGTGTATTCTCGCTGATTCCAGGTCTTGAGAACGCTGAATACGTTCGGTATGGTGTAATGCATAGAAATACCTTTATTAATTCTCCTAAACTCTTGCATCCTACTTATCAAATGAAGGGCAAAGAAAGGCTGTACTTTGCTGGACAGATGACTGGCGTGGAAGGTTATGTGGAATCAGCGGCATCAGGTTTGATTGCCGGCATTAATGCTGCTAGAGCCGCACTCGGTCAAGAAGGACTGATCTTCCCACAAGACACGGTGCTTGGCAGCATGCCTGCTTATATCACTTCCGCTGATCCGGAGCATTTTCAACCTATGAATGCCAATTTTGGCCTTTTACCGAAGGTAGAGAAGAAAATCCGTAATAAGAAAGAAAAGAATGAGATGCTAGCACATCGTGCACTAGACAGTCTTGCCGAGTACGCCAATCGTACGGGCCTCGCATATACAGAGCCGGAGGCTATCGATAACCAAGCATAA